TATTTCTGCGTTTGAACTACTCAAGCAATGTGGTTATGAACAGCCTATTTTAGCATTAACGGCCAATGCCATGAGCCATGAAATTGACCATTACCTATCACTTGGGTTTAGTGACTATTTAGCAAAGCCAATCGATAAAGAGTCTTTTTATACTGTGCTAGCAAAATACTTAAATGCTGCAAGTACAGAGGTATCAACTGAACAGATTCATGTTGATATGAGTGATTTAGTAACGAGCTTTCAACAAAGTTTAGCCGAAGAAAGCGAGCTTATTAAGCTACACTTTAAAGATGCTGATTATCAGGCGCTGCAAAAAGATAGCCATCGAGTGTTAGGGGCGGCACAAATGTTCGAGTTTAAAGACATAGCCTTAGCGGCAAAAGCGCTAGACGATGAATTACTTCAGCCACAAATAAATACACAAAGGCTAACAACATTAGTCAATAACTTACAGGCACTGTTTAAAAAATACGAATAAATAAATCTACTCTAAAAACAAAAAAGACACCATTTGGTGTCTTTTTTATTTAAAAACGTTGATTTAACTAGAGTTTAGCTTACTTACGTTTCATCGAATCAAAAAACTCATCGTTGGTTTTACTCATCGATAGTTTATCAATTAAAAATTCCATGGCGTCAATTTCTGACATGTCATGTACTATTTTACGTAAAATCCACAGCTTTTGTAGTTCATCTGGCTTAGTGAGTAATTCTTCACGGCGTGTACCAGAGCGATTAAAGTCGATAGCTGGGAATACACGTTTTTCCGCAATTTTACGGTTAAGGTGTAGTTCCATGTTACCTGTACCTTTGAACTCTTCGTAGATAACTTCATCCATTTTAGAGCCGGTATCAATAAGCGCCGTCGCAATAATTGTTAAGCTACCGCCTTCTTCAACGTTACGTGCAGCCCCAAAGAAACGCTTAGGCTTATGTAGCGCATTAGCATCTACACCACCGGTTAGTACTTTACCTGATGATGGAATAACCGTGTTATATGCACGTGCTAAACGGGTGATTGAATCAAGTAAAATAACAACGTCTTTTTTATGCTCAACTAAGCGCTTTGCTTTTTCGATAACCATTTCCGCAACTTGTACGTGGCGAGAAGCTGGCTCATCAAATGTTGATGCAATAACTTCGCCTTTTACTAGGCGTTGCATCTCAGTAACTTCTTCCGGGCGTTCATCAATAAGTAAAACCATTAATGTAACGTCAGGGTGATTATGTGTGATTGATTGCGCAATATTTTGTAGCAACATTGTTTTACCCGCTTTTGGCGGTGCTACTAATAAACCACGTTGGCCGCGGCCAATTGGTGATGCTAAATCAAGAACTCGTGCGGTAATATCTTCTTTACTGCCGTTACCACGTTCCATACGAAAACGTTCGTTTGCATGAAGGGGAGTTAGGTTTTCAAAAAGGATTTTAGTGCGAGAGTTTTCAGGTTTATCAAAGTTAACTTCGTTTACTTTCAGTAGAGCAAAGTAACGCTCACCGTCTTTTGGTGGACGAATAAGACCTGAAATAGAGTCGCCAGTACGCATACTAAAGCGGCGAATTTGACTCGGAGATACATAAATATCATCTGGGCCTGCTAAGTAAGAAGCTTCTGATGATCTTAAAAAGCCAAAACCATCTTGCAAAATTTCTAAAACACCACCACCGAAGATATTCTCTCCGCCTTTGGCGTGTGATTTAAGAATTGCAAAAATGATATCTTGCTTTCTCAAACGGGCTACGTTTTCGAGCCCCATGGACTCAGCTTGGTTTACAAGCTCTTTTATAGACTTGTCTTTTAATTCGCGTAAATGCATATTGGTGGGTTCTTTATTACAGTTGTCATACTCAAAATCGCTTTATTAGATCGTTGAGTGAGGTTCGTTGAATATAACTAAGGATTAGTTGGCTTTATAAACTAGCAGGTCATTACAGCAGCGTCCAGTACTTCTGCAAAATAAATTATAAAAAAAGGGCTGAGAGCCCTTTTTTTAATTAACACTTATTAGATGTTATTTTCTAAAAACTCAACTAATTGTGTTTTTGATAGTGCGCCTACTTTAGTTGCAGCTACTTGACCATCTTTGAAAAGTAGTAGTGTAGGGATACCACGAATACCAAACTTTGGTGGTGTGCCTGCATTTTGGTCAATGTTTAATTTAGTGATAGTTACACGGCCATCAAACTCATCAGCAACTTCGCTTAGAATTGGGGCGATCATCTTACACGGTCCGCACCATTCTGCCCAAAAGTCTACTAGTACAGGTTTGTCTGATTGTAATACGTCAGCTTCAAAGCTATCGTCGGTAATTTGGATTATTTTCTCGCTCATTGCGCTCTCCGGTTTAGTTAGGCGAAATATTTAGTGCGTATTTAAACACTCTTGTTTCTTATTGCAAGTTTAAACGTTATGCTTAAACGCTATGACTAAGACACATTTGACCGATAAAAAGTTTTCAGACTTTGCTATTGCACCGGAAGTGGTTGCCGGGTTAACCGAAAGTGGGTTTGAATATTGCACACCCATTCAAGCTAAATGCCTACCTTTTATTTGTGAAGGGCGCGATATTGCGGGCCAAGCACAAACAGGTACTGGCAAAACGTTGGCATTTTTAACTGCCACGTGCCACCGGTTATTACAATCTAGCAAAGCACCTAGTAAACATCCAAGAGCCCTGATCATGGCCCCAACTCGGGAGCTTGCGATTCAGATACACAAAGATGCAAAA
This Pseudoalteromonas undina DNA region includes the following protein-coding sequences:
- the rho gene encoding transcription termination factor Rho, producing MHLRELKDKSIKELVNQAESMGLENVARLRKQDIIFAILKSHAKGGENIFGGGVLEILQDGFGFLRSSEASYLAGPDDIYVSPSQIRRFSMRTGDSISGLIRPPKDGERYFALLKVNEVNFDKPENSRTKILFENLTPLHANERFRMERGNGSKEDITARVLDLASPIGRGQRGLLVAPPKAGKTMLLQNIAQSITHNHPDVTLMVLLIDERPEEVTEMQRLVKGEVIASTFDEPASRHVQVAEMVIEKAKRLVEHKKDVVILLDSITRLARAYNTVIPSSGKVLTGGVDANALHKPKRFFGAARNVEEGGSLTIIATALIDTGSKMDEVIYEEFKGTGNMELHLNRKIAEKRVFPAIDFNRSGTRREELLTKPDELQKLWILRKIVHDMSEIDAMEFLIDKLSMSKTNDEFFDSMKRK
- the trxA gene encoding thioredoxin TrxA, with protein sequence MSEKIIQITDDSFEADVLQSDKPVLVDFWAEWCGPCKMIAPILSEVADEFDGRVTITKLNIDQNAGTPPKFGIRGIPTLLLFKDGQVAATKVGALSKTQLVEFLENNI